In Phycisphaerales bacterium, the sequence CTGGAACTCCTCGGGGAGACGTATGAGCGTCTTGAAGTACTTGTTGTTGAGGGAACGGACCTCGAGGAAGTAGTGTCCACCATCGCTCTGGAGCGAGGCCTCGCCATAGCCGGTCATGCTTCGGATCATGGCGAACCTCGAGCGGGGGTGGAGTGGGGCGAAGAGAACGATCGAGCAAGCATCAAGGCGTGGTCGTTGGCTCAGGAGATGGAGCCGGCGTTGGCGCGGGCGTCGATGCAGGCTCTGAAGGAGTGCTCTCGACGGGCCTGGGTGTCTCGGTTGCTGGCGGATTTGTGGCCGGCGTCTCCGAGGGCGCGGGTGTGGTGGTTGTGGTCGGCTCGGTCGTTGGCGCAGGGACGCTCGGCGTGTTGGTGCTGGTGGGCGAGGTGTCCGAGTTGGTCGCGGGTGCCGGGGCAGTTGTCCCCGGGGCGCTGATCGTCTCCACGGGCGATGGCTTGCTCGGA encodes:
- the secG gene encoding preprotein translocase subunit SecG, which encodes MPLPTLAIWPPWLLATLMVVFLLACLVLVLVVLVQKPQGGGLSAAFGGGSGSGQTAFGTKTGDALTVFTTTMFLLFIGIAIALNFGFHPSKPSPVETISAPGTTAPAPATNSDTSPTSTNTPSVPAPTTEPTTTTTPAPSETPATNPPATETPRPVESTPSEPASTPAPTPAPSPEPTTTP